The sequence GCCAAACTTTGTCGGGTTCGAGGGGTATATCAATGCCAAGGTCCTCGTGGAGGGACTCCGGCGGGCCGGACGGGATTTGAGCCGCCAATCCTTTCTGGAGGCCATCACCTCCATGACGGATTTTTCTCTGGGCGGTGACGTCGGGCTGACTTTCGGCCCCCAGGATCATCAGGGCATGGACAAGGTCTACTTCACCCGCCTGCGTGAAGGCCGGTTCATACTCCTCGACGATTGGACGCAGCTTGTCAGGGAGGGGCGCCGATGAAGCCGTACGCACGCATTTCGCTCAAGAACAAGATATTCGCCTCCATCCTGGCCGTTATCCTCATCATCAGCGTGACCATCGCGCTCCTGGCCCGCTGGATCCTCATTTCCGGACTGACCAAGGAGCTGGAGCTGCGCGGTATTGCAGTAGCCCACTCCATTGCCGAACGAGGCGGCGGGTTTGTTCTCGACAAGAACTATTCGGAGTTGCTCAGCCTCATTTTCGAAGAAGCGCGCCTGCGGGAACGCCAGCACATGATCAATTACATCTTCGTGCTCGATCGCAGCGAAAAGGTTCTCTCCCACACCTTCACGGTGCCTTTTCCCGGCCCCTTGAGCACTGCCAACCCGGTGCTCGAAGGAAAAATGAACAGCGTGCGTCTGGTCGCGGTGGGAGCGCAGACCTCCTACGACATCGCCGTGTCGATGAACGAGGGCCTGTACCGCATTGGAACGGTGCACGTGGGCCTGAGCAAGGAGCATATCGACAAACTCGTTTCCAAGCTCAGATTCATGTTCCTGGGGTTCATATCGGCGGTCATCATCATCATCTTTTATGTCAGCCATCGCATTTCGCGCTACATAACCAGTCCGATTTCTCGCCTGACGAACATTTCGGATGAACTCAGCCGGGGAAATTTCGATGTGCATCTGGACCTTGGCGAGGACCTTGACTGGGCGGTGACCAACTGCCCGGCCTACAAGGACACCAACATGCCCTGCTGGCATTTTGATGAACAGGGGCGCAAATCCCTCAAATCCAAGGGCAAGACCGGCCAGGTCTGCGCGACCTGTCTCTTCTATCGCAAGCGGGAGGGGGACGAGGTCATCCAGCTCGCCGACTCGTTCATGAGCATGGTCTGGTCCATCCGTCTCTACCGCAAGCGTCTGCAGGAATCGGAGATGAAGTACCGCTCCCTCTTTGACTCCGGCCCCGACCCCATTTTTGTCGTGGACTGCAACACGGACCGGATACTCGACGCCAACCCCAGAGCCGAGGAGCTGTACGAGTATTCCAAGGGCGAACTGCTGGGCGTGTCTTTCATGGTGCTGGGACACGACCAGGTCCGGGAATGCCTGAACTCTCTCAATGAGGCGCAGACGAACAGCGGCTGCGTCTATTATCCGAAGGTGCTGCACTACAAAAAGGGCGAACGCCCCTTTTACGTCAACATGCACGCCTGCCCCATCAGCTACGGGGGCACTCACGCCATGATCGTGGCCGTGACCGACATCACCGAGATGATGGAGAAGGACGCACAGCTCGTGCAGGCGGCCAAGATGAAGACTCTGGGCGAAATGAGCGCGGGCATCGCCCACGAGATCAACCAGCCCTTGAACGCCATCAAGATGGGCAGCGAGTATCTGAACCTGCTCATCGAGCAGAACCGGCAGGTGACCGAAACCCAGATCCGGGACATGGCCACGGAAATCAGCCAGCAGGTGGACCGGGCCACGGACATCATCAACAACCTGCGAGCCTTCGGCAAAAAGTCCGGACTGGTCATGGAGCGGGTGGACATGAACGAGCCCATCCGTGGGGTGCTGTCCATCATCGGCCGTCAGTTCTCCATCCAGCGCATCACCATCCGCCTGGAGCTGGGCGAGGGCTTGCCGTACATCAAAGGGCACAACAACCGGCTGCAGCAGGTTTTTTTCAACCTGCTCAACAACGCCCGTGACGCCATCCAGGAGAAGATGGAAAATGAGCCCGGCATGTGGGGCGATATCCTGGTGCGTACCTATACCCAGGACGGCCGCGTTTTTGCATCCTTTGCAGACAACGGCCCCGGCATAGCCGATTCGGTCCGCAATAAGATCTTCGAGCCTTTTTTCACCACCAAGCAGACCGGCAAGGGCATGGGGCTCGGCCTCGCCATAACATATGGCATTGTTCGGGATTATGGCGGAATCATTACTATTGACAGCCAGCCGGGTCAGGGGACAACGTTCATCTTAAGTTTCCCGAGCGTCGAAAGTCATCAGGCGCTTGAGCATAACGCAAGCCGAGTGGACGAGAACCCGGCACAACCCAGCGAGATATCCTAATGACGCAAGACAAAATCCTGGTCATCGATGATGAGAAGGCAACGCTCAAAATGTTTCGGCTTTTTCTGGATGTGTACGGATTCGACATCTTTACGGCAGAATCCGGGGAAGAGGGACTGGACGTTTTTGACAGGGAAAAACCCGATATCGTCCTGACCGACATCAAGATGCCCGGCATGGACGGGATCGAGGTCCTGCAACAGATCAAGAAGCGTTCGCCCGCCACGGAGGTCATCGTCATCACCGGGCATGGCGACATGGATCTGGCCATTCAGGCCCTCAATCTGGACGCGGCCGATTTCATCAACAAGCCCATCCAGCGTCAGAGCCTTGAACAGGGTCTGTCCCGGGCCAGGGAACGGCTCAAGCTGGCCAAGAGCCGGCAGAACGAGGTCAGCGTCAGTCGGCAGGGCCGGGCGCTGGTCATTGAAATCCAGGGCAGCGTCAGTTCCCATAGCGAACCGTATCTGCGCGAAGCCTACGCCAAGGCCCAGGAGGCCAAGGTGCAGCGCATCGTGCTGCATTTCGACCCCAACACCTCCGTAAACGGGGCCGGTATCGCCATTTTGACCCAGCTTGTGCTGGAGAGCGAAAAGGACGGTATTGAGATTGTGATGGCCGGACTTTCCGAAAATTTCCGCAAGGTTTTCGGCATAGTGGGCCTGACCCGCATGATTCAGATTTTCGACAGCCTGGATCAGGCCTGCGCCTAGGCTTTTTTTCGGCCCGGGGCCAAGGAGTTTTCATGACAGGTTTTATCCGAATCGCATTGTGTCTTTTTCTTTTCTTTGCGGCCCAGCCCGCCCTGGCCGCTCCGCCTGCCACGGGCGACACCATGCCCGAACTGATCCTGCCCGTCCCCTTCGATCCGGCCGGACAGGAGATGCTTGGCCTGCAGGGGAAATCGACCTTTACCCTTGCGGACCTTGACGCCGAACTCATTTTTATCGAGATCATCGGCGTGTATTGCCCGCAATGCGTGAAGCAGTCACCGGGCTTCAAGACGCTTTTCAACAGGCTTGGCAAAGGCAAGCTCAAAGGGCGGGTGGCCATGTTCGGCCTGGCCGCCGGCGGGACGGACGCCGAGGTCAAGCAGTTGCTGGCTACGGGGCAGTATCTTTTTCCTGTCGTGAGCGATCCCGACTACGTGGCCCACAAAGTGCTGGGCGAACCGCTTACGCCCTACACCATCATCTGCCGGCCGGACGGAAGCGTGGTTTACGACCACCTCGGAGTCATTCAGGACATTGACGCGCTGTACCAGCAGATCAAGACACTGCTCGACTGACCGCGGAGCGGGAGATGACGGTTCAAACCGATAGCGATGCCGATCGCGCCAGATACCAGTTTCAGATTCTGTTCGAGACGGCTGCGGAGCTGAGCGGGGCGCGTTATCCGCACAAGATCCTGGAGGCCTTTTTACTCTCGGCCCAGGGCGGGGTGGGCGCCAGGGGCGGTTTTGCGGCTATTCTGGGGCAGAGCGAATTTCAGCTCATGACCCGCTCCAGCCTCTCAAAAAGCCTTACTCCGGAGTATGCGAAGGTGCTGCGCGAGCATCTGGACGCTCTGGGCGAGGAGCGCAAATCCTCTTTTTTCGTGCCTTCGCTGCAGGGCGAACTCTGCCCCGGAAAATGCGAGCTGCTCCTGGTCTGTCCTCTCGATGACGGCCAGGATGGTGTGCTCGGTCTGGAAGAGAGCCTCGCCGGGCGTCCCTACGACGAGAATGACAAGCAGCTCGTAGCGGGTCTGGGCACCCTTTTTCAGACCAGCCTCAGGTTCTCGCTCTATGCCACCCGTGTCGAACTGCTCAACGCCGAGCTGACCAAGCAGAACGATACCCTTGATCGCCAGATTTATCATCTGAGCGCCCTGCGCGACCTTTCCGGAGAAATCCTGCGCGTGGACATGGCCGAGGTCATGTCCACGTTTCTGCTGACCCTGCTCGGGCACTTCGCCCGCCCCCAGGGCCTTCTCCTGCTGCATGATCGCACCTCGCGGCAAATCCATGAAATTTCCAGCGGCCTGAAAGCAAAGCCGGGCCTTGGCGAGCAGGACGTGGGCAGGCTGTTTTTTCTGTGTCTGGCCGGAGTCCGCGAGAAGCATCTGCAGCCCCTGCAGGTCGAGCCTGTCGAAGACATGGGCGGGCTGGCGGAGGTTGCGCTGGGTTTTGCTCCTGACCGGGGCTACCTCTTCATGCTGCGCGAAAACATGTACGGAGTGCTGCTGTTGGGGCAGAGTCTGGGCGCGACGGTTCCCGCCGAGGACGGCCTCCTGCAGGCTTTTGTTTCCCAGGGAGTCCTGCATCTCAAGAATGCCGACTCCTTCAGGACCATCATGTCGCTGAATGATGACCTGGCCAGGCAAAACGAAGAGCTGCGCCGCACCATCGACGAGCTGACGACGGCCAAGGACCACATCAGCATGCTTGAGGCCGCGGGCAGACGAATCGCCGGCATCGTGCACAGCAAGGCCGAGAGCCTGACCCGGGTGCGCCTGTTCGATTTCTTCCTCATCCTCGTTTTGAGCCTCGGCCTGGCGCTCGCGTTCAACCAGCAGAATCCGCGCGGGATCGTCCTCATCGAGGCGCCCGGCCCTGAAATTCCGTTCGTCACTCTGGACGAGGCTCTGGAGCTCATCGCAAAAGAGGACGCGCTCCTTGTCGATGCCCGCCCGCGTGAGTTCTACGAGCGCGAACATGCGCAAAAAGCCGTCAATGTTCCGGCGCAGCTTTTTGATCTGGTCTACATGATGCAAATGACCGCAGAGGACCCTGAGCGGCCCATCGTGGTCTTCGGACGCAGCGTGAGCCGTCGCTACGATCGGATCGTGGCCGCGAAATTCCTGGGCAGGGACCATGAGCGGGTCTATATCGTCAAGGACGTTCCGCCCTTGGCCCTGGACGGAGGCGCGCAATGATTTCACGCTTGAAGGCTCTCCTGACCCACCCTGTCCTTGCCCTGCTCCTGCGCCTCTATCTGGCCGGGGTTTTCATTTACGCCAGCCTGCACAAGATCAATTTTCCTGCTGAATTCGCGGACAACATCGCCGGTTATCTCATTGTCCCGTATTGGCTGATCAATCCTCTGGCCGTGTTCATGCCCTGGCTGGAGCTGGTCTGCGGGCTTTTTCTGCTGGGCGGCGTCAGGGTGCGGGCGGCGAGCCTGCTCATCGGCGCAATGCTGGTCATGTTCACCGTGGCGGTGCTGGTGGCCCTGATTCAGGATACGCCCATCGGTTGCGGCTGCTTTCAGAGCGTGGGAGAGCCCATCTCCTGGTGGACGGTGCTGAGGGATCTGGCCTGGCTGGCCATGGCCGCGCATGTTTATTTTTATGACCGGCTGGTTCACCTGGACCGGCTCTTCATGCTCAAACCGGAGGAACTTGGGCTGTGATGAAAATACTGCCGTTTCTGATGCTGCTGCTCTGCCTGTCCTGCTCCTCCCGGCCCGATCTCGCCGGGCGCTACGAGGCGTCGCACACAGGACCCAGCGGGCCGGTGAACGCGGTCATGACTCTTGCCGAGGATGGCAGCGGAAAATGGGAGATCGAGGGCGAGGTGCTGCCTTTTTCCTGGTTCGTGCGCGCCGGGGCGATCAACGTGCACACCCGTGACGGCGCGGTGGTCGAAGGCGTGCTTGAAGGCGACAACGTGCGTCTGGACGTGCCGGGGGTTGGAAAGCTTGATTTCGTTCGCGGGAAATAGGTGTTTTCAGCGGCCTTGCAGCTGCTCCAGGTCGGCGGGGTAGTTGACGTTGAAGAAAAGGCGCCGCTCGTCTTCATTGTAGATCAGCGTATGGCGGAGTTCGGCCGGGATGAGACGGCTGAGCTTGAAGATTCCCCTGGCCACGCCATCCTCCAGCAAGGGCAGGGATTCGGGTTCGTAGATCGCGACCAGGTTTTCGATGAATCCCGAATCCTTGAGCTGCCAAGTCGTCAGCACGCAATCGTGTGGACGCTTTTCGCGGGCGTCCATGAGTCGTTCGATGATGCTGTCCTCCATGAAAGGCAGGTCGCAGGCGAGGACGAAAATCGGTTTTTCAAATTTTCGCAGCGCCGTGATGATGCCTCCGGCGGGTCCTATGCGTTCCGTCTCGTCGGTGATGAAAGGCCAGGGGCTATCTGTTGCAGGGGCATGCCGGCAGGAGACATAGACCTGGTCGATATGGCGTTGCAGCAGCGTGGCCGTGCGGGTGAGCAGGGTCTGCCCTTCATGCACGACACGGGTCTTGTCCTGTCCGAGCCGGGAAGATTTTCCTCCAGCGAGCACCAATCCGATCATGATTTTCCCTGTACCGCGATCCGCAGCCGGAAGGCAGCGGGTGAGGCATTTTTTTGGTTTACAGCTTGAGCCAGGGAGGCCGCGATCCGGTTCGATCCGGGTCGGGTTCGCCAAAACTCCTTCAGCGGCCTCGTACTGTTTTCCCGTCGCTGCTGCCGAACAAGCGGATGCGCTTCGTGCGAGAGGCGACGGGAAAACAAACGATTTCAGGCTCAGTCAGACAGTTGCCGAGCCCGACCCGGATCGAACCGGATCGCTGGGACCGGGCGTTGGTCGGGTTAAGGCTGTTGTATAGATGCTGTCTGTCTAGCGCTCTTAGAATCCCCAGGCCGAGAGGGTGGGGCGCTTGTATTTCTTTTCCCGTGCCGCCACGTCAAGGCTCAGGGATTCCAGGTCGTCCACCAGGGGCAGTGTTCTGCGGTCCAGATTTCTAAAATCCGTGAGCTTGATGTACAGATTGCAGGTTTTGCAGGCGTTGATGCGCACTCCGGGCTCTTCATCGGATTCATAATATTCGAGCTTGGCCATGTCCTTTTCCAGACAGAAGGGACACTGCAGCCGGGGCGCGTGATATTCTGCGTGGCAGAATCCGCAGATATTGTATCTGAATCCTTCCTTTTCGCGCAAATCCGACATGATCGGCAGGCTTCCGCACAGGGGGCAGTGTCCGTGGTCCCAGGACTGCGAAAGGTCGGTCCGGGCCTCCAGGGCGATGGCGGCGCGTTCCAGGGACGGGGTCATGGCCGCCTGCACGAGCATGGGCAGGATGCGCGGCGCGGAAGGAGTGGCGGCGGTCCAGGTGGAGAAAAAACCTTCGTCGCCATTCAGATGCGCCTGCATGGCCAGGTCCAGATCCAGGGATTTGTCCGCGATGGCTGCGGTGATTGCCGTAGCGGCTTCGCCGAGGGCCGGGCTGACCGATTTCGCCAGCTCCAGAAATTCGTTGAAAAGATCAAGGCTCTGGCTTTTATCAAAGGGAAAATTGGCTCTTTCGAGCAGCGGCGCGCCCTGGCTGTGCTGAAGCGGATCGGCGATTTCCTGTGTCGCGGCGGCGGGAACCTGGGCCTTGTCCCGGGCTTCGAGCTGGCGGGTGTAGATCTTTTCGACCAGATCGATCAGTTCCACGGGCAAAAAGCCGCGTTTTCTGCACGAGTCGATTTTCTTGGCAAGCAATTCCTGGGCTTTTACAGCTTTGATCATGGGCATTCTCCGTTGGTGAAGGGCGAGGTGTGAATCCGGGCCGGAACCGTTCCTAACGTGTCTTTTGACACATCACAATGCTTGTTTTGTATCTGGCTTTGATTTAACAAAATATGTGTTTGAATTTTAATCACATCATCCTCATCACAGGAGGAGGAATCCATGACCGAGTCCAAAGTTGAGGGCACCTTGACCTTGCGTTTGCATGTCTGGTTCGAGCGGGACGAAAAAATTTTTCTGGGCATCGGCCGGGCTCTTTTGCTGGAGAAAATCGAGGAGTGCGGGTCGCTCAGGCAGGCGGCCACGGACATGAAGATGTCGTACCGGGCGGCCTGGGGGAAACTCAAAGCCGCCGAGGAGAGCATCGGCAAGCCTTTGGTGCAGAAGATCAAGGGCAAGGGGCAGCGCTATGAGCTTACCCCCGTTGGGCGTCAGCTTGCCAGGCAGTTTCTGCAGCTGCAAAGCGACATCGAGACCTACGCCAAGGGCAAGGCCCAGGATATCTTTGGCGAGGAAGTGCAGTATTACGCCGACGCCTACCCGGAAACCAAATTATCATCTTTATAAGGCGGATTACGAATGGATCATGGTTTTTTCCGGGTGATCACTCCGGCCCGGTTTTGTGAGTTGCTGCGCGGTTTCGCGCCCGTGGGCTCCGAAATCTGTCCCCTGGAGGACTGTCTGGGCCGCGTCCTGGCCGAGGACATCCTGTCCGCCGAAGACATCCCCGCCCTGGACCGCTCCTGCATGGACGGTTACGCCGTGCGTGCCGCGGACACTTTTGGCGCGAGTGAGGGCAATCCCGCCTATGTGGAGCTTGCCCGCAGCGCGGCCATCGATGAAATTGTCAGTCGCCCTCTGAACTCCGGGGAATGCATGGGCATCGCCACCGGCGGGAGCCTTCCGCCCGGCGCGGACGCCGTGATCATGGTCGAGCATACCCAGATGCTCGGGGATACGACCGTTGAGATCCGCAAGACCGTGACCCCCGGCGAAAATGTCATGCTGCGGGGCGAGGATGTGGGCCAGGGACAGGTGGCCGTACCTGCCGGTCGGCGTCTGCGTCCGCAGGATGTGGGGCTCATGGCCGCCATCGGCCGTCTTTCGGCAACGGTTTTTCGCCAGCCTCGGTGCGGCATTGTCTCCACGGGCGACGAGCTGGTTCCTGTCGACAGTTTGCCCAGACCCGGGCAAATCCGGGACGTCAACTCCCACACCCTGGCCTGCATGGCCCGGCAGGCGGGAGCCCTGGGCTGTGTTCACGGGTTGGTCCCCGATGTGCGCGAAGTGCTGCGGGAGGCCCTGGCCCAAAGTATGGAAAAGAATGACGTGGTCTTCATCTCCGGCGGCAGCTCCATCGGGACCCGGGATCTGACCATAGAGGTCCTGGAATCCTTTGCGGACAGCGAAATCCTGGCCCACGGCGTGTCCATCAGTCCCGGCAAGCCGACCATTCTTGCCCGCGTCGGGGGCAAGCCGGTGCTTGGGCTCCCCGGTCAGGTCACCTCCGCCCAGATCGTCATGCTGGTTTTCGGGCAGCCGCTTCTGGTGCATCTTGGGGGCGATGCGGGAGCCTTCGATCCCGGACGCATGATCCTGCGCCCGGCCAAGCTCGGGGCGAATCTGTCCTCCAAACCCGGCCGCGAAGACTATGTGCGGGTGCGGCTTGAAGAGCGGGACGGGGAGTGCGTGGCCATGCCCCGGCTCGGCAAGTCGGGGCTGCTGCGGACCATGCTTGATGCCGACGGGCTGGTGCGGCTGCCTGCCTCCCTGGAAGGCATGACGG is a genomic window of Desulfomicrobium baculatum DSM 4028 containing:
- a CDS encoding TlpA family protein disulfide reductase, producing the protein MTGFIRIALCLFLFFAAQPALAAPPATGDTMPELILPVPFDPAGQEMLGLQGKSTFTLADLDAELIFIEIIGVYCPQCVKQSPGFKTLFNRLGKGKLKGRVAMFGLAAGGTDAEVKQLLATGQYLFPVVSDPDYVAHKVLGEPLTPYTIICRPDGSVVYDHLGVIQDIDALYQQIKTLLD
- a CDS encoding molybdenum cofactor guanylyltransferase; protein product: MIGLVLAGGKSSRLGQDKTRVVHEGQTLLTRTATLLQRHIDQVYVSCRHAPATDSPWPFITDETERIGPAGGIITALRKFEKPIFVLACDLPFMEDSIIERLMDAREKRPHDCVLTTWQLKDSGFIENLVAIYEPESLPLLEDGVARGIFKLSRLIPAELRHTLIYNEDERRLFFNVNYPADLEQLQGR
- a CDS encoding rhodanese-like domain-containing protein, coding for MTVQTDSDADRARYQFQILFETAAELSGARYPHKILEAFLLSAQGGVGARGGFAAILGQSEFQLMTRSSLSKSLTPEYAKVLREHLDALGEERKSSFFVPSLQGELCPGKCELLLVCPLDDGQDGVLGLEESLAGRPYDENDKQLVAGLGTLFQTSLRFSLYATRVELLNAELTKQNDTLDRQIYHLSALRDLSGEILRVDMAEVMSTFLLTLLGHFARPQGLLLLHDRTSRQIHEISSGLKAKPGLGEQDVGRLFFLCLAGVREKHLQPLQVEPVEDMGGLAEVALGFAPDRGYLFMLRENMYGVLLLGQSLGATVPAEDGLLQAFVSQGVLHLKNADSFRTIMSLNDDLARQNEELRRTIDELTTAKDHISMLEAAGRRIAGIVHSKAESLTRVRLFDFFLILVLSLGLALAFNQQNPRGIVLIEAPGPEIPFVTLDEALELIAKEDALLVDARPREFYEREHAQKAVNVPAQLFDLVYMMQMTAEDPERPIVVFGRSVSRRYDRIVAAKFLGRDHERVYIVKDVPPLALDGGAQ
- a CDS encoding winged helix-turn-helix domain-containing protein, whose amino-acid sequence is MTESKVEGTLTLRLHVWFERDEKIFLGIGRALLLEKIEECGSLRQAATDMKMSYRAAWGKLKAAEESIGKPLVQKIKGKGQRYELTPVGRQLARQFLQLQSDIETYAKGKAQDIFGEEVQYYADAYPETKLSSL
- a CDS encoding formate dehydrogenase accessory protein FdhE, translating into MIKAVKAQELLAKKIDSCRKRGFLPVELIDLVEKIYTRQLEARDKAQVPAAATQEIADPLQHSQGAPLLERANFPFDKSQSLDLFNEFLELAKSVSPALGEAATAITAAIADKSLDLDLAMQAHLNGDEGFFSTWTAATPSAPRILPMLVQAAMTPSLERAAIALEARTDLSQSWDHGHCPLCGSLPIMSDLREKEGFRYNICGFCHAEYHAPRLQCPFCLEKDMAKLEYYESDEEPGVRINACKTCNLYIKLTDFRNLDRRTLPLVDDLESLSLDVAAREKKYKRPTLSAWGF
- a CDS encoding molybdopterin molybdotransferase MoeA, with protein sequence MDHGFFRVITPARFCELLRGFAPVGSEICPLEDCLGRVLAEDILSAEDIPALDRSCMDGYAVRAADTFGASEGNPAYVELARSAAIDEIVSRPLNSGECMGIATGGSLPPGADAVIMVEHTQMLGDTTVEIRKTVTPGENVMLRGEDVGQGQVAVPAGRRLRPQDVGLMAAIGRLSATVFRQPRCGIVSTGDELVPVDSLPRPGQIRDVNSHTLACMARQAGALGCVHGLVPDVREVLREALAQSMEKNDVVFISGGSSIGTRDLTIEVLESFADSEILAHGVSISPGKPTILARVGGKPVLGLPGQVTSAQIVMLVFGQPLLVHLGGDAGAFDPGRMILRPAKLGANLSSKPGREDYVRVRLEERDGECVAMPRLGKSGLLRTMLDADGLVRLPASLEGMTAGQDVDVWIF
- a CDS encoding response regulator, which gives rise to MTQDKILVIDDEKATLKMFRLFLDVYGFDIFTAESGEEGLDVFDREKPDIVLTDIKMPGMDGIEVLQQIKKRSPATEVIVITGHGDMDLAIQALNLDAADFINKPIQRQSLEQGLSRARERLKLAKSRQNEVSVSRQGRALVIEIQGSVSSHSEPYLREAYAKAQEAKVQRIVLHFDPNTSVNGAGIAILTQLVLESEKDGIEIVMAGLSENFRKVFGIVGLTRMIQIFDSLDQACA
- a CDS encoding ATP-binding protein; translation: MKPYARISLKNKIFASILAVILIISVTIALLARWILISGLTKELELRGIAVAHSIAERGGGFVLDKNYSELLSLIFEEARLRERQHMINYIFVLDRSEKVLSHTFTVPFPGPLSTANPVLEGKMNSVRLVAVGAQTSYDIAVSMNEGLYRIGTVHVGLSKEHIDKLVSKLRFMFLGFISAVIIIIFYVSHRISRYITSPISRLTNISDELSRGNFDVHLDLGEDLDWAVTNCPAYKDTNMPCWHFDEQGRKSLKSKGKTGQVCATCLFYRKREGDEVIQLADSFMSMVWSIRLYRKRLQESEMKYRSLFDSGPDPIFVVDCNTDRILDANPRAEELYEYSKGELLGVSFMVLGHDQVRECLNSLNEAQTNSGCVYYPKVLHYKKGERPFYVNMHACPISYGGTHAMIVAVTDITEMMEKDAQLVQAAKMKTLGEMSAGIAHEINQPLNAIKMGSEYLNLLIEQNRQVTETQIRDMATEISQQVDRATDIINNLRAFGKKSGLVMERVDMNEPIRGVLSIIGRQFSIQRITIRLELGEGLPYIKGHNNRLQQVFFNLLNNARDAIQEKMENEPGMWGDILVRTYTQDGRVFASFADNGPGIADSVRNKIFEPFFTTKQTGKGMGLGLAITYGIVRDYGGIITIDSQPGQGTTFILSFPSVESHQALEHNASRVDENPAQPSEIS
- a CDS encoding MauE/DoxX family redox-associated membrane protein, producing MISRLKALLTHPVLALLLRLYLAGVFIYASLHKINFPAEFADNIAGYLIVPYWLINPLAVFMPWLELVCGLFLLGGVRVRAASLLIGAMLVMFTVAVLVALIQDTPIGCGCFQSVGEPISWWTVLRDLAWLAMAAHVYFYDRLVHLDRLFMLKPEELGL